TGCAGAAATGACTTTATAATCACCCTGCAGCCTGTAGGAATTTCTTTCGGGGTTAGTGGTGTCAAGTGTAGAGTGAAGAAAAATAATGATTGCTATTTTAATTGATACGttattaataatgtgttttttcaaGTGTCAtaattttattgctttttttttagactgtttttgtgtaattttttCATCATGTAAATTGAAAGTTAATACAATGCCTTTTTGTTTTAAGGAGTTCACATGGTTTTTAGACAGGTGTGTGTTTTGAATTGAAATGATGAAGTGTTGATGGTTCTGATGCAGTAGGATCCCTCTTGTATGACCTGAGTGAAGTGAGCTGGTCATATTAACAGGAGCTCTCCAGGCTCCAGATTGGAAGGGACTGACAGACAGTCCCGCTTGTTATATGGAGCTGGTCACAGGGAGGGTGTctgctgtgttgttgttgtgtgtaaaCTGGTCAATGCCTTGCTTGTATATCAGATTGAAGATGCAATATTCAAACAATAAATACTATTTTACTTAGCTCTAACATGTGGGTTCTTTTTTTGCATTGTAACCAGCTGAAGTTCCCCAGGTTTATTATCTGTGcccatgtaggaaaaaaaaacattgttaatgcGGCTTTaactagacccccccccccccaattgatGCGCTGTGATTTTCATATTGGTGAGAACCAATCAGCGCGCTCTTCTAAGACTCCTCGTAAGACCGCCCCCCTGCCTGCAGTGAGACAGAGCCGGTCTCTGCAGCAGCTCATCACACCCAAACTAAAGTCGTTTCAAAATAAGCCACGAGATGGCGTAGTAGATGTCATTGTGCTACGTCCTCCCATGAGCAAGGTGtcgctatttattttttgatcgcTGGTGTCCTGCAGCTCATTTTACTCCGGTGCTGGCAATGCGATTTTCCAATATGGCAGATGTGAAAGGGCTGTATTAGTAAACTGCACAGGAAGAATGAGAGAAGTTTCAATGCTAGCACAGGTACGTGCAAAGTTGTGTAGACTTGCTTTTTCTGTAATGTTTAACATTAGCGTTAAGGGGAAAAATCTAGTTAAAATAAAAGGCTGTTTCACTGTGAAAGATATTCTGTTATACAGTATAAGGAATAACTTTGGAACGATGCTAGGTAAGACATTTGGTAAAGTTCATGTATGTTGTTTCTGTTTGCATGTCTTCTGAACCGAACGGTGTCCTCAAAGCATCACAACGGTCAAACATGCAAAATGAGTAGTTTTACTTTGCAACATCATACGTATCACGGGCGCCATCCTTGTGCTGCTTGCATTAATACATTATGTTGCACCTGTTTTTGCCAGcgacatttttctttctttttttgcaggaataaaaaaaaaaaatctcttgacAAAAACGGTTGGCAGCGAGAAGCAAGTTGAGAACCAGACACATGATTAGAAAAATCAGTCATTATACAGTACACAAACGGTACAACGTAATAAAGCTGCCCTACCTAGTTCAACaactaaagtgttttttttttaatgacattattTAATTTCGTGTTTTGTGGCTTCTGTTGTTTCGACTCTCCCGTGATGTGCGCTGCTGTGCCCCGGGAGCGCCTCATTGCTGCTTCCCGACAGTACCTTCGCACAGGGAAGAAAGGCTTGCCTCCCGCCGTCAGCTTGAACCTCGCCGCCCAAATCCTCGCTGTGGATGCGGGGTTAAAACCCGCCTTGCTTTACGACTGCAACACCGCCGGAGCTGAGCAAATGCGACTTTACCTCCAAACGCTGCTGGATACGGGCTTCTTAAATCAACCTCCATACGTCTTGGACATAGATGGCAGCGTCTTTATCATCAACACGCAGCTTACAATCCGTCGGTTAGAAAACATACCGCTTAAAAAACAAGCAACGGTCATCGACGTGTCCCGGTGTCGGGGTCAGCCTGCCGTGGCGGACGCGGGCGTCAGAAGAGCCGTTGAGGGACGAGTAACGGTTTTTGTGGATTATTTAAAAAATTTGAACTGGGACGGCAAGCTGGGCGTGGCCCCGAGCGCGCGTCTCCCAGAAGAGTTGACCTCCAGATGGAACCTGTGCACACTCTTCGGTTTGTTGCTAGGCTACCCGGCGGCCTACTGGTTTGATAACGAGAGAAGCTTTGAGAATTGCCTGAGCATGACCCCGCTTCGTGTCACCTCCGTGTCCGCCGCCTGCCCTTTGATTACAGGGGGGCCTCCGGTCCGGCTGTACTCGTTCACTATCCCCGAGGCTCTTGGGACGGAGACGCAGGGCTTAATGGACACCTGGACCCAGGATCTAGAAGACGAGTTCCGACAGCAGTCCGTTTTTACACACCTGAGCATCAATACTGAGACGGTTGCTTTACCAGCAGTAGCTCTGTGAAAGGAAGGGATGTGAGCCACGCAGGTCGAAAAACAAGGATTCCTTAAATTAACTCGAAGCCTACATGGTTTAATTCGAGGTCTCAAAcgtttacacttttattttttcctttttagcACAGGAATGGAAatggactcctattgcatagcagtgtcaccatttccagcttgattagccacacagtgtgtaggtaacaagctcaggtgtgtcaacttcatagtaaaaccagtacaatAATAAAATCAGAAGACTGCGTCTCTACTGCTTGTgcgatttaataaaacaaatgaagccATTGCAGTTACCAGTGGacactgtatatttttatttttgaacgtGTTACAAAACGACAGTACAAAAGTATTGAAACAACCACGGCACCTTCACAAAACCAGTGCTTTTGGCAATAGAATACAAGactagataaaaataaaaatgtgaggcTTGTAAATAATGCTCTAGAAACAAGAAGGCACACCTAAAACAGGGTCTTTGTGAACTGCCAAAAGCAAGTAACTTTAATAGTTTTAAGTCTTTGGGATCTTCTGTCTCTTTGAATAATGTCAGCCCATGAAAAATACTTTATATCAAAGAGATGGTCTTTCTGGAAGCATGTGAATGGTTGATTCAGTGTACCTATTCAAACAGGGCAGGCATGGctataagactcccattgcatagcaggtttTACTATGTTACctatacctgagcttgttacctatacactggctaaCCAGGCTtcaagtaaaacctggaatgagtgacactgctatgcaataggagtcttacttccatccctgcagtcTATACACTAGCCCTTCAATGTATTCTCTCTGGGAGGGGCGTTTCCCAAATGACCACAATGATGTCACTTGTGGCGCCCCTATATTAGTTTAATTAAGCTACTAAGTTCAATACAGAGAATCTGAGCAATCCGCATTGCAGAGAGCGTGTGGGGGAGGGACACAAGCTAATGAATGTCAGTCGAGATGTTTCAGGAAGGTCCCAATAACCGTTACACTGGGAGTCGCTGTGCAGTGTGGCTGTAGAGCTTTCACAAGGTGAGCCACGTGGGACTGTGTTTGACATGTCAGTTTAAATACTGGTTTAATCGTCTCTCTAACAATCTAAAGAGGAGGTTCATGTGCTCGTAAAGGTCTGGGTAAAAGGCAGAGGCTGCGATCGCCACGACAACCAGCAGCACAGACAGGCAGATCCATTTGCTGCGTCGCgtctgaaaaggaaaaaaaaatacaacaaccaCTTTTAATGTTGTGAGGCGAGGCGCTGGGTAAATCGTGCAGccagttttataatgcatatttttcaaaGCTGTGTCACCTAACTTCACACATCTAAatgcaagataaaaaaaataaccaatcgCAATGCTTTTCACCCTCATGAGCAAACTCAGAAGCAGCAAAAAGCCACAATCCAAACATGAACAAAAAACTTCGAGGTGATGTCAGAGCTGCTTCTTGGTTGACTCTGGAGGTTAGCTGTAACAAGTTTAGACTTTTTCTaaatgatggatggatggatggatggatggacagatggatggatggatggatggatgggcggatgaatggatggatggatggatgggcggatggatggatggatgggtggatggatggtcAGCTCCTCACCTGGCTTCTCCTTCCCTGAAAGCGGTTTAATTCCTCCCTGCACTGCCGCAGCTTCGACTGGCACGACTGGTACTCGTCCTCCAGGTTTCCCAGCTCCCCGCGCAGCTCTGAGCACTGAAGAGAGGAAACCGACACACCTTGAGAGCTGGAAACAGCTACAAACCAAGCCTAAAGCAGGCGGGTCCCGTAATGAGAGGGCTGGAAAACCGAACCAAGCAACCCTCACTGTGCTGCAGTTAGATCACAGTAGATCTGTTTTCTCTCTTGCTGCCTAGATGTGTGGATCAGTGCTGGACTGAATGAACATTTTCTACAAGTTACTTTAAGAAGAAGGACACCACAACGCTTTCTGTTTTGTGAAATTagtgcagttttattgaacaggAATTCACAGTTAGAAACGTGGACACCGTAACGAAACCTTTTAGTGATGGTGCGTTGGTTTATAGGCGTTACAATTCAGACCTACACAAACAACAAAAGAGGGGTGGACACAAAAAGCAATTCAAGTGATATCTGAAGCCAGTTCATCTTTCTAATGATAGAACCGGCCTGCTTTCTGTCCAATTCCCCTGACGTTTCTAAAACTGTTTTACCGAGAGAACGTTTCGAGGAGTCGCACTGACAGGTGGAGCTATCTGATTTTAATCACCAAATCTGCATGCAATTCCCACCTACACAAACGATGCACGCGTTCACAAAGAATTTACAAGAAAACACACACCCCATAAAACACATTATACACAAATATCAGCCTAAATTaggtctttttttcttatttaaaaatatatagtcatGTTGCATTTAGGAAGTTTCTTGGTAataaaaagactttttttttttttttaacacaatgtaTAGTATGGTCAAGACCCGAGGGTGTTGCAGTGAATAAATTAGTCACAGAGTCAGGTCAGTGTATTTTTGAGAAATTGGGTTTAAGCTCCGTAAAGAGATTTCTTACTTCTGTCTCTTTCGCCCCCAGCTTTGACTCAATTTCCAGCAGTTGGTGCCTCAGCTTCGTGTCCCCCTGGCCAGCCTGGTCCATCGAGAATCTGTCCCCTGTGTGAAACGGCTGTGAATTTATGTTCCACACGCTGGTACCCGTGACTGTGATGAAAGAAGACagggaagtttaaaaaaaaaaaaaaaaatgtcccactATACATTAAAAATCATGGTCAAAATCTGTAGTGCTGAGAGATAGTGACTAGGGTCTTACCATCCTGTGTTGCTTTCTGATCTTCAAGACTCTTcagtttttctaaaaaaaaatgtaaaattaaataaatacatgtcgatGCTGCAAATCAAAACGAAAGCTGTCAGTGGATTTTCTGGAAAGTTTAAGTTTCTGACTATGGGGTTTGAATCAAGCTGAGCGACTGACTCACTGAGTCCCGAGTGATGCGGTTTCATATAAACGAGCCGTCGGGGGgggctgtacctgtcagggtgcCGAGCTGCTCTCTCTTCAGGTGCCGGTCCTCCTCCAGCACGTCGATTCGGGACGCCAGCTCATCCCGGTCCTGCTGCAGCCCCTCCATCCTGGCCTGGAGCGCGACCTCCCGGCTCTCCGCTCTCTGCGGGATCAGGAAACGAGAGCTTTTAACAACCCAACCCGCCACTGCAGTAACTCCCCTTATAAAAGAGTCCCGTAgctaaagcacagcaaagtgggaCAGCTAATCTAAAAGGCCAACCAGGGTATGGGAAATGCATGACaatactgcaaaaatactgtggtacatttttaaaagggTTCCCCTACTCTTCTACACAAGAGAATGTAATAGGATGAGCCTCGTACGCAAAACACCCCATACTGCTCACGCTGGGGTGAAGTATGTTTAGAAAAAGACGACgcaccccccccctcctccccccccccccccaaactgctCACCTCGAGCTTGCTCTGCAGGACATGCAGCTGGTCCACGCTCTGCGTGTGTTTACTCTTGAGCTCGGCCCAGCTCTCCTTCACCTTCTCATAAGAATCCTTCAGCTGGGAGTTCTCCTGCTGCAAAGCCAGCTGAGCCCTCTGCGAGATCAAGCACAAGGTTAGGGGCGagctgggtggggggggggggatgtcgtTCTAAACCCGCCCCCGTCAGCCTGGTCTGTTCACACCGCTCTCACCTGCAGGCTCTGCACCTTCTCCTCGGCCGCGCTCTTCTCCATCAGCACTCTCTTCAGAGACTCCTTGGCTTTCTCCTCGAGCCTCAGCTTCTGCTCCCCCATCTCAATGATCCCCTTCTTCGTGCCGCCCTGTCAATCCACAACACGTTGGGCAACGGCAGAAAACTCAGTGGATCTGAATACCAACGTCCTTTCAGAAACGATAACGGGACCCCCGGATATTTCTTACCCACATAAAACACACTTGATTTTCATAACCTGGGCGCGCTATTTCAATTATCCAAACAACTTTCAGAAGATCAGAAACGCACCACTGCTTACCTGCATGCACACTTGCAGCTGTGATTCTAGAGACCCAATTTTGCATTTCATAAGATCTTCATTGTACCGAGCCTATCAGaaacatacaaatatacagttcAGTTCTTGTTTTACACACAGCAATCCCCCTGTTACACACACGCACgtttacagtttttaattatGTTCAACAAAACTCAACAGCATTTGTTTCGTAGTAAAACTATAAGGTTTACACGCCTTTCTTGCAACGTTAGAAAATCTGTGAAATTCAGCGACAATCAATTCTTCCCAGAAAATAATCCGACATTTAGTTCGCTCAGACCCGTGACGATCTCCCAAAACGCTGCCGCAGAGCTGGGGCAACAAGCTGCTAAAAATGATCTGGTAACTGAATCTCCCTGAACCACCCTTCCTGTGCgaggtctgtttttaaaaaacgtGTCTCATGAGAATCGTCTCCTCTCTGTTTGAAAGGAAGTCATCGACCACAGAGCTCCAACTGTCATTTAAAAGATGCTACTGTTGCTGTTCTCAGAGGTGGGAGAGAGACGGGTCCACTCAAATGCTGCCAAACAGATCTCCAATGTGATTAACTCTTCAGAAGTGGGGGGTGTTTTTTTTACAGGCTACCTAATCCTGCTGTTGAGACAGAATCACTTTTTAAGACCCgatttgacaaagttctgagatcaatcagttactcagaaccggacgagcttagctgttctgaacggcctcctctcgtttgtaacctttatGTTCTTAATGTTTCTTTCTGATCAAAAAAAATCTTCTTTAATCCCCGTTAATTACTtccttgaaataaaaacaaaaaacaactacagGACAAAAATGATGCTCCTAAACCCCAGATCGGTTTAATTAAACTCACTGTGGAGTGATGCACTCTACTTCATCAGCTCATAACGAGGATCTGAACTAAACAGGATGTCAGACAAACCGCAAACCATAAATATGACATCCTTAACATCTTATACCGAAACAACAGCTCTTGCAAATGACTGCTGGGTGTTGTTCCAAAGTGCTACTGATGTCAAATGtctttttacaaaaacacacaacctAATTTTGTAGGACAGTTCGGAGGCacccatatatttatatatggtaGAATACGCAGTAATGCTAAAAGAAACGTccccactggaagtctttctcaatgtcttgaaACGTTGAGAAAGTCCTCtggaagacattgagaaacacgTCTAACTGACACATTCGTCACAGAGTTGGATTATGTTTCGTTCATATTACTGCATGTTCCAGCAGCTcagggtgtgagttgaaaagcctgaactgtcctagtATCATTTTTACATGGTTGCTTGCTGCGACACCTTTTGAGACCAACAGAGCCTGCAGATTCAAAACACGTTTTCAGATTTCAAACACAATTAAGAGCACTGTACCGTCCACAGTCTATCTGAGGAGCACAGCAAGGAGGACATCAGCTGTTGCAGGATAGAAAGCTTGTGCTTAAGAGCCTGTTCACGTCGAAGAGCCTCCTGCATAAACAACAAACACAGGCTGTTACTCTATATATACACTTTACATCTTAAAGAATTTTTAACATTTCTACCCAGAAACTCCAAAATGCTGCTCCGTAAGAGCGGGTATTTGTGAGACGCAGAACGGTGCAGAGTAATGACAAACGACCCCGTCTCAAGTCAACACAAGTAATGGAGCACAACATACCTGTAAGTAGGCAGAAAGCTCGAGAACTTCCTGGAGAAGAGAGAAGAAGAAACGGCTGAAGTTATCCAGACAAGCAAGGACTGGAGTAACTCCTGTCAGTTTTCTATaaagcagtttgatctattcctggttttactaagagtttaataagacacaactgAACCTGTTACATATGAaccaagctcctagtaaaacctggaatgggggaaactgttatgcaattatttcaaccACTGTTAAACTCAATACATTAGAGTCATCACAATAAAACACGTACTTTGATAATTAAACATATGAATGAATATagaaaaattgatttaaaaactccCAGAATATGCTGATGTGAGGGGCTTACCTTTTCCATGACAGCAGTTACACCACTCCTGTAAAATAGCAATAGATTCCTTTTTTATTCTACTTTTCAAGCATGCTTCCTTCGCTCCAATGGGGAATTCAAATGAGTGGAGTGTCACTGAATTTCTATTCTTGAGAAAGCACAGAAGATAATTCTGTAACGTGTAATGCAAGCAGGACTCCTGTACCTCTCTGAGCACACATCAATACAAcagctcaattaaaaaaaaacaaataagactcctattgcatagcagtttcacccactccaggtctTATCATGAGCTTgattggtaacaagctcagctgtgtcttattaaacatggtaaaaccaggaatggatcaaactgctgtgcaatgggagtctttttcgATCTCTGAACAATGCATGGGAGTTAAGTCATACTGCGCTGCAGCAAGCGAGTGTTTCCAGGAACTGGGTTGTATGACTGTTATTGCATAGTTGACCCACTTTTGAATGCCAGTGAGTTTGAACCTGGTCAGATAAACATGCTTCCCAGATTCTGAAACGTGGTGAGATGGAATGTCAGTACCAAGTTTACCCACACTCTAGTGTGCCGTTCTCAAGACATACTGGAACTACAAATGAAAGCGAGCATCGCTACATCTGTGCTTGTGTTCTAGACTAGAGCGCCAATGAATGACCCCCACGTACTCGGTTTGCACACTCGAATCCTGCTTTACGTCCTCGGAGGTCTGAGTTCctgcaagaataaaataaaaacacacagtaaataaaaggcaaacaTTGCTTTCCCTCGCacgacagattaaaaaaaaaaatctgtactgtgtaaaagttgcatctccctgttgcaagtcagtttcagtcacaacgGGTAAAACAGCAGATCTAACAGACTGCAATGGCAGTGTTACCAGACGCAGACCTCTATCAGGCTTCTTACCGCGCTCTCTTCTCACGGTTCCATCCTGTTTGAAGGTCTCGTGTTGCAGCCGTCCAGAGGAGCGGGCAGGGCCTCCAGGCAGCTGattacccagcagtccaggcggcTGCGTGCTCTTGTATAGCGTCCCTTTACTCAGCCAGGGAGCCTGCAACAGAACAGGGGCATGTTTGTTCCATGAATTAAACTGAGGGGTGTGTTTGGTAGAGGAGAGTAAACTAATCATGTGTTTGTAAactttgtcattttaatgttagATAGAATTGGGGAACAAATCTATGTTGTTCGCTGTGCCGATGTATTACTCTGAGTTTTGGGAGGATGATGTCAAGTTCCACGGTTCAGCGATGCAGGGTGTTAAGATATGCAGGGAAGATAAATCACCATTGAGTGAAAAAGTTTTATTGTAGAATACAGGAACTTGTATAGTTTTCGCTTTACATGATAGGGGGCGCTGCTGAGTAACACTGTGGTCAGTGACAGCAGGAGGGGCTCCAGGTGTGTCAATGTAGTTCATTAATTTGCTTGGGCTGTTAGGAAATAGAAAGCCATGTGCTTTCATGAAGTGGTCCTCGAGAAAGAACCATGGGGTGAGATTTATACCAACAACTGTCTGGCGAAAGTGCTTCATATCTTGAAACAGGGTACCTTATCAACAGGGAACTCCGGCCAGGTAATTCCTAGGTCATGTGACATCACCACCGACCGCCTGTTCATAGCCGCGTCTGGTCTCTGAACCTTAGCTGACCGTAAAGTCGGCTTTGGCTCGCAGTTGTTCCCCTCTTCGACCTCGCTGCTCGGGGGAGTCGTTACTGGCAGCTGCCTCCGCTTCAGAAACTCCAGCTGCCGCTTGCATTGCTGTTCGCTGTTCACGTTGCCCTCCCGCACTCTCCCTGCGCTCCTGCACATGGTCCTGTTAAAGCGGCCCCGCAAACATTCACGCTTCGAGACGCGCAGGTTCGTC
The sequence above is drawn from the Acipenser ruthenus chromosome 29, fAciRut3.2 maternal haplotype, whole genome shotgun sequence genome and encodes:
- the LOC117964512 gene encoding UPF0739 protein C1orf74 homolog → MTLFNFVFCGFCCFDSPVMCAAVPRERLIAASRQYLRTGKKGLPPAVSLNLAAQILAVDAGLKPALLYDCNTAGAEQMRLYLQTLLDTGFLNQPPYVLDIDGSVFIINTQLTIRRLENIPLKKQATVIDVSRCRGQPAVADAGVRRAVEGRVTVFVDYLKNLNWDGKLGVAPSARLPEELTSRWNLCTLFGLLLGYPAAYWFDNERSFENCLSMTPLRVTSVSAACPLITGGPPVRLYSFTIPEALGTETQGLMDTWTQDLEDEFRQQSVFTHLSINTETVALPAVAL
- the LOC117432357 gene encoding TRAF3-interacting JNK-activating modulator, coding for MMLDEMTMLPQRPPKRRWLNVDTYEEKTNLRVSKRECLRGRFNRTMCRSAGRVREGNVNSEQQCKRQLEFLKRRQLPVTTPPSSEVEEGNNCEPKPTLRSAKVQRPDAAMNRRSVVMSHDLGITWPEFPVDKAPWLSKGTLYKSTQPPGLLGNQLPGGPARSSGRLQHETFKQDGTVRRERGTQTSEDVKQDSSVQTESGVTAVMEKEVLELSAYLQEALRREQALKHKLSILQQLMSSLLCSSDRLWTARYNEDLMKCKIGSLESQLQVCMQGGTKKGIIEMGEQKLRLEEKAKESLKRVLMEKSAAEEKVQSLQRAQLALQQENSQLKDSYEKVKESWAELKSKHTQSVDQLHVLQSKLERAESREVALQARMEGLQQDRDELASRIDVLEEDRHLKREQLGTLTEKLKSLEDQKATQDVTGTSVWNINSQPFHTGDRFSMDQAGQGDTKLRHQLLEIESKLGAKETECSELRGELGNLEDEYQSCQSKLRQCREELNRFQGRRSQTRRSKWICLSVLLVVVAIAASAFYPDLYEHMNLLFRLLERRLNQYLN